The DNA region TTCATCTGGAAATCCAGCATTGGCCACGGCTGGTAGCGGTGATGTACTAACAGGTGTTATTACTGGATTAGTCGCACAAAAATACCATCCGTTTGAAGCAGCTTTGCTTGGTGTATTTTTACACGGAAAAACGGCTGAATTAGCTATGCAAACTAAAGTTTATGAGACCTTTACAGCTTCTGACAGTATTGACTACCTGTCATCTGCTATTTTAGATTTATTAAAGAAAGAGCAGCCAATAATTCAGCAAAAAGAAGAGGAGTCTGCAAATAATGAAAACACAAAAGATGATGAAGATAATGAAATGTATATATAAGCTGAATATAGATTGATAATGTACAAGATTTTTTATTAAAATCTAGTTGTTGATAACTGCCTAATAATTCTTCAATAAAGATTGATTTATTTTGATATTTTTGCCGCAAATTAAATGCTAACCTGTACAATTACAGATAATAAGAAAAGTAATGTTCTCCTTTGTAAAAATATTGAAAATTAAAAGATACACCTTCTTTTTACTAATACTTTTTATCGGTTTCTCATCCGTTGCACAACGCCCTGTAGATTATGTAAATCCATTTATTGGTACTTCTAACTTTGGGGCTACTAATCCTGGAGCTATTGCCCCCAGAGGTATGGCAAGCGTATCTCCTTTTAATGTTGCTGGTAGGCAAAATAGTTTAGAAAAAGATAGTAGATGGTTATCAAATCCATACGTACATGAAAATGAATTTTTGACAGGATTCTCACATGTTAATTTAAGTGGAGTAGGTTGTCCGGATTTAGGAGTAATAATTACAATGCCTACGGTTGGAGACTTGGAAATTGATCATTTAAAATATGGCTCAACGTATAAAAATGAAATTGCAAAAGCAGGTTATTACAGTACCATATTATCTAATTCTAATGTTAAAGTTGAAACTACCGCTACAACGAGATCGGGAATAAGCAGATATCATTTTCCAGCTGGTAAGGCAAATATACTAGTTAATCTAGGATTGGGGTTAACCAACGAACAAGGCGGAATGATTAAAGCTGTTTCTCCAACCGAAATAGAAGGGTTTAGAACAGTAGGTAGTTTTTGCTACTATAAACCTGAGGAAACTTATCCGGTTTATTTTGTAGCTAAGGTTAATATGGCTTCAGATGAGTTTGGAGTTTGGAAAAAGCCTAGGACTGAAACTGGTGTTGAAGCACAATGGATGGGGTATAACGGTAAAGATAGATTCTATAAAAATTATTATAAAGAGGTAGTTGGAGATAGTATTGGTGGGTATTTTTCATATAATTTTGATAAACCTACAAATGTGGAATTGAAAGTAGGGATATCATATGTTAGTATAGAAAATGCACGAGAGAATTTAGAAAGAGAAACTTCTAATTTATCCTTTTTAGAAATTTATCATCAAACGGAATTGGAGTGGAATAACTTGCTTTCTAAAATTACGGTAGAAGGTGGTTCAAAAGATGATAAAACAGTTTTTTACACAGCTCTGTACCATACGCTAATCCATCCTAATACGTTAAATGATGCTAATGGTGAATATCCAAAGATGGGTACAAGAGAGACATTAAAAACCAGCGGCACGCGATTTACAGTATTTTCGTTTTGGGATACCTATAGAAACTTACATTCGCTAATGTCTTTGGTATATCCAGATCAACAATTGAACATGGTAAATAGCATGCTTGATGTTTACGATGAAAGCGGATGGTTGCCCAAATGGGAATTAAATTCGACAGAAACCACAACTATGGTAGGAGATCCTGCCGGTATTGTACTTGCTGATACTTACTTGAGAGGCATTCGTGATTTTGATATCAACAAGGCCTATGAAGCTATGGTAAAGAGTGCAGATCAAATCAATAATAATCCGTTACGTCCAGGACTAAAAAACTATATTGAAAAAGGATATTTAGTTGCTGGTGAAGGTGGTTCAGTATCAACTACACAAGAATATAATATTTCAGATTTTGCCATTGCCCAACTGGCTCGCGTTCTTGGTAAAAAAGAAGATGAAGCTAGATTTAGAGAGCGTTCAATTTCTTACAGAAATTTATTTGATAAAGATTATAAATTATTACGCCCTAAAAATGCCGATGGTACTTGGTATAGTCCGTTTGATCCTACCAAAGGAGCCAATTTTGAGAAAAACGTGGGTTTTATAGAAGGTAATTCATGGCAATATACGTTTATGGTAAGTCATGATACCCCAGGTTTAATTAAGTTAATGGGCGGTAGAAGAGCATTTACAAATCAATTGCAAGAAGTTTTTGATAAAAAACATTTTGACATGGCTAATGAACCAGATATCGCTTATCCATATCTGTTTAATTATGTTAGAGGAGAAGAGTGGCGTACACAAACTATGGTTGATGCCTTAAGAAGATCTTATTTTAAAAATTCACCCGATGGCTTACCCGGTAATGATGATACTGGAACGATGTCCGCATGGATTATTTACAGTATGATGGGTATTTACCCTGTAAGTCCCGCTGATCCAATATATACATTTACTACTCCCGTCTTTGACAAGATAACTATTGAATTGGACCCTAAATATTATAACGGTAGAGTACTCGTTATTGAAAAAGAAGGTATGGGTAATATCAAAGAAATTTTATTAAATGGCGAAGAACATAAAGGTTACTTTATCAACCATTTTGAATTGGTGAATGGCCACAGGCTAAAGTTTATGTTGGAATAATTTTTAAGTACCTATTCTTATTTTTATTGCATTTGTATTCTTAACAATGCTGGGTTATTTATAACTTTGCGTTTGTTATTGGTCGATAAGTTTGTTATTTAATAGTTAAGTTACTTATTTTTGACATAAGTATCCTCTAAAAGTATTAAAAATGAGTAACTTCAAGTCCTTTCTCGTAATTTTATCAAGTATCTTTTTGATTTCGTGTGTAAATGGTAATATAGATTTAACCAAAAATGGAAAATCGAATTATGAAATTGTTTATACAGGAAATGCGACGGAAAGCCAACACAAATCTGCTGAAATACTCAAAAACTATATCTATAAGATTAGTGGAGCGGATATAGCTATAGTTGACGAAAGTTCTCAAAGTGCGGATATATACAAGATTTATATTGGTAACGTAAATGATGAGAAGTTAAACCCTCATCAATTATCAATACAATTAAAAGATAAAAATATATTTATTGATGGAGGCTCTGATAAAGCCATTCAGAATGCAGTTTATATTTTTATCGAAGAGTTTTTAGGAGTTAAATGGTATTCGCCAACTGTTGAAAAAATACCGTTAACAAAAACAATTACACTACCAAATACTATAAATTATAATTACGAGCCAGAAATTACAACACGCACAGTACATTCAAGACTTTTTTATAAAAATCATGAATTTGCTAATAGGTTAAAAGTTACCAAAGAGGCTTTTCCAACTTATGTGCCAAAAGCTAGGGTACATACCTTTCATAGATTTATTCCAGAAGAAAAATTTTATAAACAGCATCCTGAATATTTTGCATTGAGAGGAGATAAAAGATTACCTACTCAATTATGCCTGACAAATAATAATGTTTACAACATTGTTAAAGATTCCATTGCCTCTTTGTTCGCTAAAAACCCAATTGCAAATGTAGTTTCAGTAAGTCAAGATGATAATACGCAATATTGCCAATGCGAAAATTGTGCAAAAATTGATAAAGAAGAGGGGAGTCCTGCTGGTTCAATGATTCGTTTTGTAAATAAAATCGCAGAAAATTTTCCAGATAAACAGATTTCAACATTAGCATATCAGCATACTAGAAAACCAAGTAAAACTAAGCCTAGAGAGAATGTATTGATAACACTTTGCTCTATTGAATGTGATAGAAGTGCACCCATTACAGAAAAATGTAATGATTTTGCTGAGGACCTAATAGGGTGGAGTAAGTTAACAGACAATATTCGTATTTGGGATTACACTACGCAGTTTACTAATTTCCTAGCACCTTTTCCAAATATAAAAACATTACAGCCTAATATTCAATTATTTAGAGATAATAATGCAAAATGGATTTTTGAACAACATAGCAATAACCCAAGTGAGTTATTTGAATTACGTTCGTACATAACGGCAAAATTATTATGGAACCCTGATTTAAATGTGGATGACCTAATCACTGAATTTACTAATGGTTATTATGAAGAAGCAGGCGTTTATGTTAAAAAATATGTAGATTTAATTCACGCTGAGTTAGAAAAACATCCTGATTTCTTTTTATTCCTTTATGGCGATCCATCTCAGGCTTTCGATTCTTACTTAAGCCCTGAACTATTAGAGACTTATAAAGGTTATTTTGATGATGCTGAAAAAGCGGTTGCTTCAAAACCAGAAGTATTAAAAAGAATTAAAGAAGCAAGGTTAAGTACTGACTATGCTATTTTAGAAGCTGCAAAAAAGGATTTGACAACTGAATTTTCTTTGGTTACTGAGGTTAAAGAAAAAAGAGCTAATCCTTTTATTCAAGAAAAATTAGAAAATTTTTACAGCACCTGTAAAAATGCCAATATTACATTAATGAACGAAATGGGCTTTACCGTAGAAGAATATTACCATTCGTACAAAAAAACAATTGAAGTAGCCGTAAAACCTAATATTGCTAAGGGTAAAAAAGTTACCTTACTTACTAAACCCAAAAAATATGCCAATGAAGATCCGCAGACATTAACTGACGGGGCATTAGGTGGTAATAATTTTTATGCCAATTGGTTGGGTTTTGAAGGTAATGACCTAGTGGCGGTTATAGATTTAGATTCTGTACAATCTATAAGCTCAATTTCAACAGCATTTTTGCAAGTTACCAATCATATTGTATTTTTTCCAAAAGAAGTAACTTATTATGGTTCTATTGATGGCAAAAGTTATATGGCTATTGGAGAGGTTAAAAATCAAAGCCCATTAAAAAAGAATAGTAAAGTAAACGATATTCAGTATTTTAATTTAAAAGTCAAACCAACAGAAGTACGGTTTGTTAAAATTCATGCAAATAGTCATAAAAATGCTCCTTATTGGCATCATGGTGCTGGGTTACCTTCATGGATATTTGCGGATGAGATTATAATTGATTAATCTTAATCAATTAATTGTAATTAAAATATATAAAACAATCATTTTTTTTATTACTACGCAACTATATGCCTTGTTCATCATCTTGAGAATGTAATATTAGGTAAAAAGTCAGTAGAGTTAACTTAATTACCTCACTATTAATAGTTTAAATATTTTTTTTATTTTAATTCTATTTAAAGAATAAACAATGTTACTCATTATGTTTAAGTTAATTTTATGCGTTGTACAGGTTTTAAAACATGTTGTTGGTCGAAATAATAGTCTTTCTAAAGGTTTTTTTATATTTTTGCTTCTGTATTAACTCAATATATTAACTCAAATAAATTAATTATGATTCAAAAAGTGATGAAATTGTTACTTGTTGTTTGTCTGTTAGGATTTCAATCCATGTTTGCTCAAACTACAGTAACTGGAACTATTACTGATGCTGCAGACGGGGCTACGCTACCGGGTGTAAACATCATTGAAAAAGGAACTTCTAACGGTGTTACCTCAGACTTTGATGGTAACTATAGCATAGACGTAGCTGAAGGTGCTACATTACAGTTCTCTTTTGTCGGATATGCTGCTCAAGAGATTGCAGTAAATGGCCAGACAACTATTAATGTGGCTCTTGCGGAAAGTACAGAGGCTCTTGACGAAGTAGTTGTTACGGCTCTTGGTATTAAAAGAGAGCGAAAATCCCTAGGTTATTCCGTTCAAGAAATTCAAGGTGCTAACATATCTGAATCTCGTGAACCGAATATGATAAATGCCTTATCTGGTAAAATAACGGGTTTAAACATTATTAAAAGTAGTAATGGTCCAGCTGGTTCTTCTAAAATTGTATTAAGGGGATATAGCTCTTTAACAGGAGACAATCAACCCTTAATTGTGGTTGATGGTACTCCACTAGATAATTTTACTGGTGCATCTAGCGAAGGTTTTTGGAGTCCTTCTGCGGATTTAGGTAATGGTTTAGCAGATATAAATCCAGATGATATTGAATCGTTGTCCGTCTTAAAGGGTGCTTCTGCAGCGGCGTTATATGGTTCGCGTGCTGGTAATGGTGTTATTTTAATTACTACTAAAACGGGTAAATCTAGTAATGGATTAGGTATTGCGTACTCAGCAACCTTTGGTTTTCAAAGTATTTTCATGAAACCAGAATTGCAGAGTAATTTTGGTCAGGGTTCTGTAGGTGCTTATGACGAATATGCTAATAGTAGTTGGGGACCTAAAATTGAAGGGCAAACAGAAACAGGACCTGAGCAAGGGTCAGTTGTTTTTGATAAAGCTTACGACAATATTGGTAATTATTATAATGATGGTTTTAGTCAAAACCATAGTGTTTCATTCCAAAATTCAGGAGAAAACGGTTCTTATTATACCTCTGCTAATTATTTGGAAGATGAGGGTATTTCGCCTTCAGCTACATTAGAACGTTTAAACTTAACCGCAAGGGGTGTGTCTAAATTTGGTAATGAAAAAAAATGGTCAATTGATACAAAAGTGCAGTATAACAAAACAACAGCTAACAATAGACCAAGAACAGGTTTTGGAGCATTAAGCCAATATCAAACCATAATAAATTTTCCACGATCACGTGATATTGAACAATATTCTGAAGGTGTAGATGAATTTGGTAATCAAATATGGTATGATCCCAATTCAAATCAAATTAATCCGTATTGGGCTAATAAAAGACGTTTAAGTTATGATTCTAGAGATAGATTTATAATAAATGCAACTTTAAAACATGAGTTTAATGATTGGCTAAGTGCAGAAGTTAGAGGAGGAGCAGATTTATATACTACAAATACTGAATCAAAAGTGTTTGCTGGAACTTCAAGTAACTCTACCTATGGTTTGGGAAAAAATACTTTTATTGAGCAAAATTACAGTGCTTTAATGGTAGCTGCAAAAGATAATATTTTTGGAAAATTTGGAGGATCAATTACCTTAGGGGGTAACTTAATGGCGACTGAAGAGTCTGGTATAAATAGTAATTCTGGTACCTTGTTGGTTCCTAATTTATTTAGTTTAAACAATGGGGTCAATCCTGCAACTGTTTCACAAAGGTTTAACCAGAAAAAGATAAATTCTGTATATGGTTTGTTTCAATTAAACTATGATGGATACTTATTTGTTGATGTAACGGGTCGTAATGACTGGTCTTCGGCTTTAAGTAAGGAGAACAGATCATTTTTCTATCCATCTGTAAGTACTTCATTGGTTATTTCAGACATGATTACTAAAACTGGTGGAGATTTACCCAATTGGTTTACGTTTGGTAAAATAAGAGGATCTTATGCTGAGGTAGGTAATGATTTACGTGCTTATCAGTTGCAAAATGCATTTTCTATAGGCAATGATCCGTTGGGTAATACTACGGCCTCTACTAATAGCAGATTGCTTAATCCAGATATAAAAAACGAATTGATTAAATCAGTTGAAATTGGTGCGGAAGCTCGTTTATTTAATAACAGAGTAGGACTGGATTTTACTTGGTATAAAACCAATGCAACAAATCAGATAATTCCAATTCCTTTAGATCCTTTTAGTGGGTTTAATGATAAGTTTATAAATGCTGGTGATATTCAAAATACAGGTATTGAACTTACTTTAAAGACGGCAATTTTAGATAAAGAAGATGGATTATCTTGGGATATGGACATCAATTACTCTACAAACCAAAATACTGTAGAAGAATTGGCAGATGATGTTACGTCATTCAACTTAGGTGGGTTTGATAACTTTAATATTAGTGCAAATGTTGGTGAAGATTATGGTGTAATTGTAGGATCAAAATTTCGAAGAGTTGAAGATGAAGCAAGTCCATTTTTTGGAAGAATTTTGGTTGATGGCGATGGTTTACCGTTAGCTTCAACAGAGAAGGAAGTTTTAGGCTCTCAAGTACCTGATGCGTTATTAGGCCTAACCAATATGTTTACTTATAAAGGCTTTTCTTTTAGTTTCTTATTGAGTGCGAGTATTGGAGGAGAAATTTTCTCAGGAACCAATCATGCCTTGCAAAGATCTGGTTTAGCTGCGGTAACTGCAGTAAATGGAGAAAGAGCAGATATTGTATTTGATGGTGTTGTAGATGACGGTGCGGGTAATTTAAGTGAAAATACTGTTGGGGCTACACCACAAAATTACTGGGCAGCTATTACTGGGCGTTCAGGAAACTTAGGTATTAATGAGGCCAACGTATATGATGCATCACATTTTAGGTTAAGAAATATAAATTTAACTTATAACTTTAATAGAGAATGGTTAAAGAAAACTCCATTTACAGGATTATCTGCTGGAGTATCAGCAAACAACGTATGGATGATTTCAAGTAACTTGAATGGCGTAGATCCAGAGTCAGTAAATGCGACGGGATCTAATGCTCAAGGATTTGAAAACTTGGCACCACCAACGACGAGAACAGTGTTTTTAAACATTGCTGCTAAATTTTAATTTATAAACAAAGATTAATTATGAAAAAAGTATTAATTAGAAATCTAGCATTGCTTAGTGTAATGCTGTTAATTTTTTCTTGCGATGATTTCGAAGAAATCAACGAAAATCCTTTAGCTGCAACTGCAGATCAAGTGGAGGTAGAATTTTTTATTAATGGTTCTATGGGAGGAGCACAGCAAAACCCTCATATTGCGGAACGTGTATTTGTGTTGTATTGGAAAGATGCATCTAGAACTTCTAGATTAGGCGTGCTATCTCAAGGACGTTCAAATGACGGATGGACCAATGACTACTTTAATGGATATATATCTAGATGGTTACGAGACATCACTACGGGTATTTCTGTAGCAGAAGAAAAGATAGCTACAGGAAACGTTAAGGAATATACTGCCAATTTATTGCAAATTGCAAGAATTTGGAGAGTTTATATTATGAGTGAAATGACTGATAATTTTGGTCCAATTCCTATAGATGGTTTTAAAGGTGAAAACCCAGAATATAATAGTGTAGAAGATGTTTACAATTTTATGTTAGCAGAATTAAAAGATGCGGTTAGTCAAATTGATGAAACAAATACGTTTAAACCAGATCCAGATTTGGACCAAGCTTATGGATATGATTATGTTCAATGGAAAAAGTATGGAAACTCTTTGAGAATGCGTTTAGCGATGCGTTTATCTGAAGTGGCTCCTGCTGTTGCCAAGCAACATTTTGAAGAAGCGGCCAATAGTGGACAAATCATTGCTACATCAGATGATGATTTTAGAATTACTGAAGCTGATGGATGGAACAATTTTGTTAATGTTCAGTCTAGACAATGGAATGATCATTATGTTACTGCTGCTTATAGAAATATAGTTGTAGGATTAGGTAGTGTAACTTCTGCGGATCAATTACCTGCATCTCAGCATGGAACTATTAAACCTGCTGGTTATATGGGTTTAAAACTTGACGATCACTTTACAATGCTTACCAATGACCCTGCCAAAGGTTTCTGGTTGGATGGTTTGCCAAATACGATAGACCCAAGAGCATATAAAACCTATCCAATTCCTGGAAATCTTGAAGATGAGCAGTATAGCAATTTCCCAACTTGGGGTAATAGCCATACACAAACGGAAAGAGATTTATTAGATGATGATGGAGAGGTTTTAATGACGTTGGATGGAGCCTTTACCTATAATGCATTTGCTGCTGGTGACTGGGGTACTGTTGGGACTAAGAATCAATTACGTAGTAGAGGATCTTACCCTCGTTTAGGCCTTGATTTTAGAGGTTCAGGAAAGTACAAAGAGCGTGTCTTTTTCCCGTCTTGGGAAACACATTTCTTAATAGCAGAAGCTGCTGTAAGAGGTTGGAGTACACCTTTAAGCGGTAAAGATGCTTATGAAGCTGGAATATCAGAAAGTTTTGCTTATTATGGACTTTCGGCACATGTAGCGACATATGTTGCGTCTGAAGATTACAATAATGCTGGTACATCAGTAAGTTGGGATCATATAACAGAACCACCAGCAAGTGTAACTATGACTTATGTTGATGGTTATACAGGTGTTCCTGGAACAATAAATTATACGTATCCAGAAAATACAATTTATGAGGGCGGTGCGGTTAAGAACGACCGTTTAAATAAAATTATTACACAAAAGTTTATTGCAAATCAGGCGTGGTTACCACTTGAAATTTGGAATGATCATAGAAGGTTAGGGTTGCCGTTTTTTGAAAACCCTGCGGTTGAAAACCCACTTCCTGATTTACCACAATTAAATGCTGGAAACGTAATGTCTAATCAAGTAAACTTCTTTGGACAACGTTTAAAATATCCGTCGTCTTTTGTAAATAATATACCAGTTGGTCATGCACAAGCTGTTCAATTATTAGGAGGTGATGACACTGTTCATACACCATTATGGTGGGCAAAGCAAAATTAAAATAATAACAACATAACATTGTTAAATTTCAAGGGAGGTCTATAAAAGACCTCCCTTTTTTTTATATTTACACTATAAAATTAAGTTACCGTGAAAGCAATTACATACTTTTTAATTATTAGTTCATTATTAGTCGGATGTAGTAAAAGCAGACCTTATAAAGTTATTGCTGATAATGTAGTTAAATCTTCCAATGAAACTACACAATTTACTTTAATCCCAGTCGCAGAGTCGTCTGTAAATTTTGAAAATACTGTTAAAGAAACAGAAACACTAAATTTTTTAAACTTTTCTAATATTTATAATGGTGGTGGTGTAGCAACTGCGGATTTTAATAATGACGGTTTAGTTGATATTTATTTTACAGCTAATCAGCAATCTAACAAGTTATACATAAATAAGGGTAATTTTAAGTTTGAAGACATTACCAAAAATGCTGGTGTTGAAGATTTGGGTGGATGGACTACTGGAGTTTCAGTAGTAGATATTAATAATGATGGTTGGTTGGATATCTATGTAAGTAAATCAGGAGTACTGAACGATAAAACACCAAAAGAAAACAAGTTATACATTAACTTAAAGAATAACACATTTAAAGAAAGTGCCAAAGAATGGAAAGTAAATGATGCAGGTTTCAGTACACAATCCTATTTTTTGGATTTTGATAAAGATGGAGATTTAGATATGTATTTGGTAAATCACCGTCCTGATTTTCATAATTCAGGAACATTGAATATGCGTATTGAAAAAGAATATTCAGAATTCAGTTCAGATAAGCTATACAGAAATGATGGTGATTTTTTTACTGAGATTACACACAAGGCAGGATTGGTTAACAAAGCTTGGGGTCTCAGTGCCTCAATTGGTGATTTTAATAATGACAATTGGCCAGATGTTTACGTATGTAATGATTTTTTATCACCAGATATGCTCTACATAAACAATAAGAACGGTACTTTTTCAAATCAGATACTAGACCGAATGAATCATATTTCGTTTAGCAGTATGGGGTCGGATTATGCAGATATTAACAACGATTTACTACCAGATTTATTTGTTCTTGAAATGGCTTCTGAAGACCATATTCGTAGTAAAAAGAATATGGCCACCATGAGTACCAGTAACTTTAACACTTTAGTAGAAAAAAAATACCATCATCAATATATGGTGAATACTTTACAATTGAATAACGGTAATGGTCAGTTTAGTGAGATTGCACAAATAAGTGGTTTAGCCAAAACAGATTGGAGTTGGGCTCCGTTGTTTGCCGACTTCGATAATGACGGATTAAAAGACGTTTTTGTTACAAACGGTATTCTCAAAGACATGGGCAACCAAGATTTTAGAACCGAATTAAATGAAAAATTCGCTCAAGACAATAAACCTAGTTTTAATGATATTACTGCATTAATGCCATCAACAAAAGTACATAACTACAGTTTTAAAAATAAAGGGGATTACAAATTTAATAATGTTTCAGAAGATTGGGGGTTTGATGCTAAAACGCAATCAAATGGAGCAGCCTATGCTGATTTAGATAATGATGGAGATTTAGATTTGGTTATAAACAATATTAATGATATCGCTCAAATTTATAAGAATAATGATGCAAATAATTTTATTCAACTTAGATTAAAGGGCGATTCTAAAAATAAGTTTGCAATCGGAGCCAAAGCTACAATTAGCATTAATGGGAAAAAGCAATATCAAGAACTTTATACCAGTAGAGGTTTTATATCGTCGGTTCAAGACGTTATGCATTTTGGATTGGGTGAAGCCAGTGAGGTTGATAAAATAGTTATAGAATGGCCTGATAATAAAGTTACAACGTTGAATGCTATTGATGCAAATCAGATTATTGTTATTGATAAAAAAACGGCTAAACCACAACAAAATAAAGTTGAAAAGATAGAACCTTTACTAACCCAACCAACTAATAGTGGAATTACATTTAAACATAAAGAAAGCAAATTCAATGATTATGAAAATCAGATTTTGCTACCACATAGTCAATCGCATAACGGACCATTTATCGACAAAGCAGATGTTAATGGGGATGGTCTAGAAGATTTTTTTGTTGGAGGTGCGGCAAATCAAGCAGGAGAACTTTATATCCAAGATAAGAATGGAAATTTTGTCAAAAAAGAATCCAAAACATGGACAGATGATGCTAAACACGAAGATTTGGGAGTACTGTTTTTTGATGCAGATAATGATAAGGATGCAGATTTATATATAGTTAGTGGAAGTAGCGAGTTTAAAGAAGGTAGTGAACTTTTTCAAGATAGATTGTATTTAAATGATGGTGATGGAAATTATACTAAAGTCACGAATGCACTGCCCAATATAAACTCAAGTGGACAATCTGTAGCAGTTTCTGATATTGATAAAGACGGTGACTTAGATTTATTTGTAGGAGGTAGAACTATTCCAGATAAATATCCATTTGCACCAGAATCATATATACTTATAAACGAAAATGGAAGGTTTATTAATAGAACCATTACAATTGCTCCTTTAATTTCTAATATAGGAATGGTTACCGATGCCATCTTTTCCGATTATGATACCGATGGTGATGAAGATTTGATCGTAGTCGGGGAGTGGATGCCTATAACACTATTTGAAAATGTAAACGGAAAGTTGGAGCACAAAGAAAATGAATCATTAAGAAATACCGAGGGGCTATGGTTCAGTATTGCCGGTAACGACATAGATAATGATGGCGATGTTGATTATTTTTTAGGAAATTTAGGCAAGAATACCAAATATAAGGCAAGTACAGAAAAACCTTTTCATGTTTTTTGTGATGATTTTGATAATTCTGGAACTTATGATATTGTATTGACCAGTAACTATAAAGGAACCTTAGTGCCGTCAAGGGGTAGAGAATGCTCTTCACAACAAATGCCTTTTATTAAGGATAAATTTCCAACATTTACTTCGTTTGCCGAAGCAAGCTTAGAAGATATATATGGCGATGATAAGCTTAAAAACGCTCTCCATTATCAAGCAAAAAAATTAGAGAGTGTTTTTCTAGAAAATCTAGGGAATGGCAAGTTTGCAATACACCACCTTCCAAATCAGGTTCAGTTATCTCCAATAATGAGTTTTGAATTTCTTGATATTGATAATGACAATTATAAAGAAATAATTATAGTAGGAAACCACTATAAAACTGAAGCGGAAACTGTACGATATGATGCTTCTTACGGTTCAGTTTTGTCGTATAAAAATGGAAAATTTAGTGTTAGAGATACTAAGAACACAGGATTTTCCAACAAAGGAAATGCAAAAAGTACTATAATAATTGACTCAAAAGATAAGAAGCAA from Aureibaculum sp. 2308TA14-22 includes:
- a CDS encoding GH92 family glycosyl hydrolase, translating into MFSFVKILKIKRYTFFLLILFIGFSSVAQRPVDYVNPFIGTSNFGATNPGAIAPRGMASVSPFNVAGRQNSLEKDSRWLSNPYVHENEFLTGFSHVNLSGVGCPDLGVIITMPTVGDLEIDHLKYGSTYKNEIAKAGYYSTILSNSNVKVETTATTRSGISRYHFPAGKANILVNLGLGLTNEQGGMIKAVSPTEIEGFRTVGSFCYYKPEETYPVYFVAKVNMASDEFGVWKKPRTETGVEAQWMGYNGKDRFYKNYYKEVVGDSIGGYFSYNFDKPTNVELKVGISYVSIENARENLERETSNLSFLEIYHQTELEWNNLLSKITVEGGSKDDKTVFYTALYHTLIHPNTLNDANGEYPKMGTRETLKTSGTRFTVFSFWDTYRNLHSLMSLVYPDQQLNMVNSMLDVYDESGWLPKWELNSTETTTMVGDPAGIVLADTYLRGIRDFDINKAYEAMVKSADQINNNPLRPGLKNYIEKGYLVAGEGGSVSTTQEYNISDFAIAQLARVLGKKEDEARFRERSISYRNLFDKDYKLLRPKNADGTWYSPFDPTKGANFEKNVGFIEGNSWQYTFMVSHDTPGLIKLMGGRRAFTNQLQEVFDKKHFDMANEPDIAYPYLFNYVRGEEWRTQTMVDALRRSYFKNSPDGLPGNDDTGTMSAWIIYSMMGIYPVSPADPIYTFTTPVFDKITIELDPKYYNGRVLVIEKEGMGNIKEILLNGEEHKGYFINHFELVNGHRLKFMLE
- a CDS encoding DUF4838 domain-containing protein, yielding MSNFKSFLVILSSIFLISCVNGNIDLTKNGKSNYEIVYTGNATESQHKSAEILKNYIYKISGADIAIVDESSQSADIYKIYIGNVNDEKLNPHQLSIQLKDKNIFIDGGSDKAIQNAVYIFIEEFLGVKWYSPTVEKIPLTKTITLPNTINYNYEPEITTRTVHSRLFYKNHEFANRLKVTKEAFPTYVPKARVHTFHRFIPEEKFYKQHPEYFALRGDKRLPTQLCLTNNNVYNIVKDSIASLFAKNPIANVVSVSQDDNTQYCQCENCAKIDKEEGSPAGSMIRFVNKIAENFPDKQISTLAYQHTRKPSKTKPRENVLITLCSIECDRSAPITEKCNDFAEDLIGWSKLTDNIRIWDYTTQFTNFLAPFPNIKTLQPNIQLFRDNNAKWIFEQHSNNPSELFELRSYITAKLLWNPDLNVDDLITEFTNGYYEEAGVYVKKYVDLIHAELEKHPDFFLFLYGDPSQAFDSYLSPELLETYKGYFDDAEKAVASKPEVLKRIKEARLSTDYAILEAAKKDLTTEFSLVTEVKEKRANPFIQEKLENFYSTCKNANITLMNEMGFTVEEYYHSYKKTIEVAVKPNIAKGKKVTLLTKPKKYANEDPQTLTDGALGGNNFYANWLGFEGNDLVAVIDLDSVQSISSISTAFLQVTNHIVFFPKEVTYYGSIDGKSYMAIGEVKNQSPLKKNSKVNDIQYFNLKVKPTEVRFVKIHANSHKNAPYWHHGAGLPSWIFADEIIID